The region GCTCGTGATTGGTGTCGATGCTCGACGCGTCGATCGTGACGTCCACGATCGCGCTCTCCCAGTCGGTGAGGTCGCCTGTGATCGTGCCGCTCCAATTGTTGAACTGGCCGCGCACGCGGCTCACCATGTGTCGTATCGAGAACGTCAGCTCGGAATGACCGCGGTCTATCCGCCAGCCGGCGGCCGCCGCCTGAGCAGGCGCGCCGGCGGGGTTCTGCGCGAGCGCCGGCGTCGCGAGTCCAATGAGCAGGGCGGTGAGCGCGTAACGTGGCATTTTCATTTTGTGTCGGGCCGAGGTGCGTTTCTCCAGCGGGCCGGCTCGAAGAGGGCCGGTAAGAAGGGCACGTTCACGCGCACGTCGGCGTAAACCTCCCTGAACACCGGCCTGCCCGCGCGGTACACCGTGATCTCGGCGGGAACCGCTTGGCCCTCGATGTTCTTGTACGCGCCAAGCCGCGTATCGCTGGACGCGCGGCGCGCACCGGTCCCCTGCCGCTCGATCCAGCGCACCAGCAGCAGCCGGTCCGCGTCGACCCACAGCTGATTGGAGAGCGTGTCGCCCGCGGCCGCGCCGACGACGTACACGCGCCGGCCCTCCCAGCGGTCCTCGCGAAAGCGCGACCTTCTGACGCCGAGCGAATCGAGCCGGCGGAGCGTCACCGAGGGCGGCAGGACGTAGACGTCGCTGGTCAGAAGAACCAGCGGATGGATCTGCCGCTTCGTGTCGATCCTTCTTCCGCCCTCGAACGTGTACGCGCGGCCGTTGGTGAAGAGAATCCCGCTGCCCGAGCTTCGCGGCAGGAACTCGATTCTGAGCTTACCCGGCACCGACATGTACTCCATCCACTGGCTCTTCTCTTCCCTGCCGTCGGTCGTGAAGCGGGTGTTGTTCTGGAGAAAGGTCAGGGTCCGGTACCACTTGCCGTCGTAGCGCTCGCGCATCTCCCGCACGAGCTCCGCGGCGCTGGTGATCTCCACGCGTTCGCCGCGCGGGGCGGGGATGCCGGCCTCGGGGGCGCCGCGGAATACCTGGCAGCCCGACAGAGCCAGCACCAGAACAACAGCGACGAACCCGCGCCGGGAGGTCACCGCCAAGCCTGCGCCCCTCCGTAGTGAATCCCGTTGAACAGTAGCTTGAACGTCCCGTGCGGCTGCGCGCGGAAGAGCACCTCGGGGCCGTACAGGACCAGCGTGCCCTGTCCCACCTGCGCCTCGACGATCGCCGCGGCGTTCTCGAGGTAGCGCTGACCCCAGGCCCAGCCGCTGCGCAGCGGAGTCGCCGAATCGAACCACGCGATCCGTCGGATCCCCTGCTGGGCCGCGCTCTGCGCGAGCCGGAACGAGGGGCTGTTGTCGAAGAACATGTCGGCGTACCGCGGCATGCCGTGGGCGAGCGGATGCGTGTTGTCCACGCGCGCGCGCAGGATGGAGCCGGGAACGTAGTACGCCGACCGCTGCAGCCCGCGCCCCGCGGAATCCGTCAGCGCGTCTTCCACCGGCAAGCCGAGTGAGGCGGCCAGCTCCGTCGCGCTGCCGATCGCCAGGATCCTCCCGCCGTTCTGCAGGAACTCGCGCAGCCGCGGGACGGTGATCGTCTCGCTTATGAATCCGCTGCGAGCGCGCCACTCCGCCGGCGCGTCTTCCGGCGCCGTCGAGGACGCCAGCGCGCGCTGCGCGCCCCGTGAGGCCGGATCCACAGGCGCCGCGCCATCGGGAAGAATGACGACGTCGAACCGCTCACGCAGATTGCCGGCGTCGAGGTCCGGCGGATACACCACCGTGAACGGAAATTCGAACTGCTCGAGCAGCCAGCGCGTCCACCCGGAGGGCATCGATCCGCCGTACGTATCCCACAGGGCGACCCGCACAGGGCGGAGCTTTATCGCTGCGCCCGCCGCCGGCGCGCGTTGCGCCGCGCGGATCGTCAGGCCTTTTTCGGCCGCGACTTGCCGGAGGAGCGGCAGTACTGCCGCTCCGGCGGGGACGTAGTACGCTCCCGCACCGAAGCTCTGCTCACCCGCGCGGACGCTGTCCCGCAGCCAGTACACGTCGTGCCCGGCCGCGAGCAGCCGGTTCACCGCGACGAACGCGTCGTTCGTCTCGTGTCCGAGCAGATAGCCCGGCGCGCCGGCGACTTCCACGACCGCTCCCCGCGGAACCGGCGCGAAGCCCGAGATCCGCTCGAACGGCCCGGTGAACCCGTCGAGGATCCGGTCGAACGCCACGCCCATCTGGTACGCCAACGTCCAACCCGCCGCGTCGTACGGCGGAGTCGGCGGGCCGCCGGGATAAGGAATGTCGTTGGGATGGTTCTGCGGCTCGAACATGTCGCGCACATGCGGCCGGAACGCCTGCGCCGCAAGCACGACGAACGAGCCGGCGGGATAGCTCTTCCCCGCGACCGGGAACGGCGCGGTCGCGCGGTGGACTGTGACGCCGGTCTTGATCAGGGTGTTCACGAACTTCGTGGCCGTCGCGAAGTCGCGCTGGTCCGCGCTGATGATGTAGCCGCGCGGATCGCGGTCCTCCGGCTCCTTGAACGTGGCGACGTACCGCTGGATGTCCGCCGGGGTCTGGGTGCCGGTGTCGGCGGCGACTGCCTCGGACAGCTCGGCCACCCGGTCGGGCGTGCTCGTCCAGTGGTCGCGGCTGCCGCGCTCGATCGAATTGCGCCCCATCCTATAGATGTTGTACAACAGCTCTTCCCGGTGCTTCGAGGCGAAGTCGAGCACCGCGCGATTCGCCGTACGCTCGTAATTCATCGACTGCCGGAAGCGCCAGAGCTGCGGCTCGATCGGGAACGGCAGGCTGCCGCTGGGCAGCAGCCGGCGCGGCACCAGCTGGATCCAGCTCGGCGTGGGATTACCGAACGTCTCCGTAAGCAGGCCGACCATGTTGTGGAAATACACCGTCGTGCGCAGCCCGCCGTTCCACCAGGTGGAGAAGTTCGCGCCGCCGCGCATCACGGTGCCCGGCTTGCCCTCAGCGATCATCCTGCTGTGCATCGCCGAACCGACCTGGTCGAGCATCGTCACGACCAGCGGATCGAAGTTGTAGTTGAACGGGTCGCGGAAGGGTGGCGCGAACATGATCGTCCCCGCCGGCGCCGTCTGGTGGTGGTTGTACATGATCTGCGGATACCAGGCGCGGAACATCACGCTGTCCATCGCTCGCGTTTCCAGCTGCGACGCCATGAAGGAATCGCGGTTGTTGTCGTGCCCGACGTACTTGTGGTACAGCCGCGGAACGCCACGCGTGGAGCGCTGCAGCGTGTCGCTCCGGCGCATGTACCAGTCCGCCAGCAGATCGTGCCCGTCGGGATTGGCGTGCACCGCCAGCACGATCACGTCCCGCAGAAAGCGCGTCGTCTCGGCGTCGGTTCCGCTCGCCAGCTCGTACACCAGCTCCATGAGCTGCTGGGCGCCGAGCACCTCGCTGGCGTGCAGCCCGCCGTCCACCCACACCACGGCGCGCCCCTCGCCGGCGAGCGCCCGGGCCTGCTCGTCGGAGATGCCTTCCGCGAGCGCGAGCGTGCGGGCGATCTCCTGGTACCGGCCGAGCTTCGCGTGGTTCTCCGGCGAGGTGATCAGCGCCAGCAGCATGGGCCGGCCTTCGCTCGTGACGCCGATCTGCTCGACC is a window of Gemmatimonadaceae bacterium DNA encoding:
- a CDS encoding M14 metallopeptidase family protein, yielding MLRFALALCVALLGSLPASAQLPITTPRQQFGHGLGDDYFLANYRQLTDYWRKIDAESDRVRVEQIGVTSEGRPMLLALITSPENHAKLGRYQEIARTLALAEGISDEQARALAGEGRAVVWVDGGLHASEVLGAQQLMELVYELASGTDAETTRFLRDVIVLAVHANPDGHDLLADWYMRRSDTLQRSTRGVPRLYHKYVGHDNNRDSFMASQLETRAMDSVMFRAWYPQIMYNHHQTAPAGTIMFAPPFRDPFNYNFDPLVVTMLDQVGSAMHSRMIAEGKPGTVMRGGANFSTWWNGGLRTTVYFHNMVGLLTETFGNPTPSWIQLVPRRLLPSGSLPFPIEPQLWRFRQSMNYERTANRAVLDFASKHREELLYNIYRMGRNSIERGSRDHWTSTPDRVAELSEAVAADTGTQTPADIQRYVATFKEPEDRDPRGYIISADQRDFATATKFVNTLIKTGVTVHRATAPFPVAGKSYPAGSFVVLAAQAFRPHVRDMFEPQNHPNDIPYPGGPPTPPYDAAGWTLAYQMGVAFDRILDGFTGPFERISGFAPVPRGAVVEVAGAPGYLLGHETNDAFVAVNRLLAAGHDVYWLRDSVRAGEQSFGAGAYYVPAGAAVLPLLRQVAAEKGLTIRAAQRAPAAGAAIKLRPVRVALWDTYGGSMPSGWTRWLLEQFEFPFTVVYPPDLDAGNLRERFDVVILPDGAAPVDPASRGAQRALASSTAPEDAPAEWRARSGFISETITVPRLREFLQNGGRILAIGSATELAASLGLPVEDALTDSAGRGLQRSAYYVPGSILRARVDNTHPLAHGMPRYADMFFDNSPSFRLAQSAAQQGIRRIAWFDSATPLRSGWAWGQRYLENAAAIVEAQVGQGTLVLYGPEVLFRAQPHGTFKLLFNGIHYGGAQAWR